The proteins below are encoded in one region of Methanoculleus taiwanensis:
- a CDS encoding sensor histidine kinase: MIGAAFPGRTGADPRSRQHIRIAVIAVSALGACAITAFCLLRNISVVFPHLFYIPIVTAAYWYPRRGLAAGALLALAYLAEVLLLLAPVPGEILSAVVRSVIFIGIAAVVAYLSGSLQKQESRYHGIFDNSEAGIFLFDPGTCRIEEMNQRCGEILGVSPEDVQGRLITEIWSEFKGAPLERITGGERVATLEVGVTRGEGEDRTVLVSANLLPDQRVVCTVITDVTARRQMTDRLERSEEKTRAILESVDTGIVVTDLADRIVDANEAALRIYGCTGREALVGKSPMVFVAEREHTRALLSRERILREGHIPPLECTLARGDGSEFLAEVTATVLRDGAGQPAGLVQVIRDITDQHRKEEEIRERNRQLSIINEIIGTASASRDLDGMLHAALDRTLDLLNFDTGAIYIVNTPDGTASLRSRQGIGDPAMEPPAVVEIGAPLFADVLVAGVPHYVDSFHERYPGYRHSPIRSFAAVPILDDGRLVGCFAIADMGRTIITPEERAVLEAIGKEIGSGVTRGLLQEELEAALARANRYLEEANAANDEANLYIDILSHDVNNANAAAIGYTQVLIELADNSAKKFAQKALTAIQQSSEIIRNVTTLRKLRHEETLLIPIKLDSAIRDVLNYFSDATIAYGGSDATVLADDLIDEIFTNLIGNSLKFGGPEVGITIRVEEREDEVSVTVEDTGPGIPDDLKSRIFQRYQRGTTRKSGKGLGLYITRMLVERYGGRISAHDRVEGRPGEGAAVTFTLRRYVQNRT; this comes from the coding sequence GTGATCGGAGCCGCCTTCCCCGGCAGAACCGGGGCAGATCCGCGATCCCGCCAGCATATCCGGATCGCCGTCATCGCCGTCTCGGCGCTCGGTGCCTGTGCCATTACGGCGTTCTGTCTTCTACGGAATATATCCGTGGTATTCCCGCATCTCTTCTATATCCCGATCGTCACGGCCGCCTACTGGTATCCCCGGCGGGGGCTCGCGGCCGGCGCGCTCCTCGCTCTGGCGTATCTTGCAGAGGTTCTCCTCCTGCTCGCCCCTGTTCCGGGTGAGATCCTCAGTGCCGTTGTCCGGTCGGTCATCTTCATCGGCATCGCCGCCGTGGTCGCCTACCTCTCGGGGAGCCTGCAGAAGCAGGAGAGCCGGTATCACGGCATATTTGACAATTCAGAGGCAGGGATATTCCTCTTCGATCCGGGCACGTGTCGTATCGAGGAGATGAATCAGCGGTGCGGCGAGATCCTCGGCGTGAGCCCGGAAGATGTGCAGGGCCGCCTGATAACCGAGATCTGGTCCGAGTTCAAGGGCGCGCCGCTCGAACGGATCACGGGGGGGGAGCGCGTGGCAACGCTTGAGGTCGGCGTCACCCGGGGGGAGGGTGAAGACCGAACGGTGCTCGTCTCGGCAAATCTCCTCCCCGATCAGCGCGTCGTCTGCACGGTCATCACGGATGTGACCGCACGGAGACAGATGACGGATCGGCTGGAGAGGTCGGAAGAGAAGACCAGAGCGATCCTCGAGTCGGTCGACACCGGGATCGTCGTCACCGATCTTGCCGACCGCATCGTCGACGCAAATGAAGCGGCTCTCCGGATCTACGGGTGCACCGGGAGAGAGGCGCTCGTCGGGAAGAGCCCGATGGTGTTCGTCGCTGAGCGGGAGCATACAAGAGCTCTCCTGAGCAGGGAGCGTATCCTCCGGGAGGGGCATATCCCCCCCCTCGAGTGTACGCTTGCCAGAGGGGACGGGAGCGAGTTCCTCGCCGAGGTGACGGCGACCGTGCTCCGGGACGGCGCAGGGCAGCCGGCGGGTCTTGTCCAGGTCATCCGGGATATCACCGACCAGCACCGAAAAGAGGAGGAGATCCGGGAGCGAAACCGGCAGCTCTCGATCATCAACGAGATCATCGGAACCGCGAGCGCGTCCCGGGATCTCGACGGGATGCTCCATGCAGCGCTCGACCGGACGCTCGACCTCCTGAACTTCGATACCGGTGCCATATACATCGTAAACACTCCGGACGGTACGGCAAGCCTCCGCTCCCGCCAGGGAATCGGCGACCCGGCCATGGAACCGCCGGCGGTCGTGGAGATCGGCGCACCGCTCTTCGCCGACGTCCTCGTCGCCGGCGTGCCCCACTACGTCGACTCCTTCCATGAGCGCTACCCCGGGTACCGGCATTCCCCAATACGCTCGTTTGCCGCCGTCCCCATCCTCGACGACGGCCGGCTCGTGGGCTGCTTTGCGATCGCCGATATGGGAAGAACGATAATCACGCCGGAAGAGCGAGCTGTTCTCGAGGCGATCGGGAAGGAGATCGGAAGCGGCGTCACCCGGGGGCTGCTGCAGGAGGAACTCGAGGCAGCGCTCGCGCGTGCGAACCGCTATCTCGAGGAGGCGAATGCCGCGAACGACGAGGCAAACCTCTATATCGATATCCTCTCCCACGACGTCAACAACGCCAACGCGGCGGCGATCGGATACACCCAGGTGCTCATCGAGCTTGCAGACAACTCGGCGAAGAAGTTTGCACAGAAAGCGCTCACCGCCATCCAGCAGAGCAGCGAGATCATCAGGAATGTCACTACGCTGCGCAAACTCCGGCACGAGGAGACGCTCCTCATCCCAATAAAACTCGATTCGGCGATCAGGGACGTCCTGAACTACTTCTCCGACGCCACCATCGCTTACGGCGGTTCGGACGCAACTGTGCTCGCAGACGATCTTATCGATGAGATCTTCACGAATCTCATCGGAAACTCACTCAAGTTCGGGGGGCCTGAGGTCGGGATCACGATCCGCGTCGAGGAACGGGAAGACGAGGTCAGCGTCACCGTCGAGGATACCGGCCCCGGTATTCCGGACGACCTCAAATCAAGGATCTTCCAGCGCTACCAGCGCGGCACCACCAGGAAGAGTGGGAAGGGACTCGGCCTGTACATCACCCGGATGCTCGTCGAACGCTACGGCGGCCGGATCTCCGCGCACGATCGGGTGGAAGGCCGCCCCGGAGAGGGAGCCGCCGTCACCTTTACGCTCCGGAGGTATGTTCAGAACCGGACATGA
- a CDS encoding L-threonylcarbamoyladenylate synthase, whose protein sequence is MSTIEHAVKVLQRDGIIVYPTETVYGLGADALSEDAVMKIYEAKGRPLGKPISIAVSDTDMLRAVAVVDDAAEAFIHRFLPGPVTVVLPAKSCLPEMLTGGTGLIGIRMPAHETAVRIIELLDAPITATSANLAGDAPVTRPDEVDVPFDLLVDGGELPGTPSTVVDLTTRSILRKGKGWEAVEAFLRSMA, encoded by the coding sequence ATGAGTACCATAGAGCACGCAGTCAAAGTGCTGCAGAGGGACGGCATCATCGTCTACCCCACGGAAACGGTCTACGGCCTCGGAGCGGACGCCCTCTCGGAGGACGCCGTGATGAAGATCTACGAGGCGAAGGGTCGGCCGCTCGGCAAACCGATCTCGATAGCGGTCTCGGATACGGATATGCTCCGGGCGGTCGCGGTCGTCGACGACGCTGCCGAAGCGTTCATACACCGGTTCCTCCCCGGCCCGGTGACGGTCGTCCTTCCCGCAAAGTCCTGCCTCCCGGAGATGCTGACCGGAGGGACGGGGCTTATCGGGATCCGGATGCCCGCCCACGAGACGGCGGTCAGGATCATCGAACTCCTCGACGCCCCGATCACGGCGACGAGCGCGAACCTCGCCGGAGATGCGCCGGTGACCCGGCCCGACGAGGTCGACGTCCCCTTCGATCTCCTGGTGGACGGAGGAGAGCTTCCCGGAACCCCGAGCACCGTGGTCGATCTGACGACCCGCTCGATCCTCCGGAAGGGAAAAGGGTGGGAAGCAGTCGAGGCCTTCCTGCGGAGCATGGCATGA
- a CDS encoding DHHA1 domain-containing protein: MSLDAAAADLADHLLEQEFVEVFAHHDADGIAAAAILCHALFREGRQFRLRIRPRITAGDLPKDESVLLCDFGSSLADLPDSVMVVDHHMPYFEGEHHVNPRLSGLDGDRELSAAGAAYHVAQHIGDNRDLIGLVMLGIIGDGQEFSGTNRDLADDGIANGYVAPRRGLRLAGRNLTEQLVLAVNPYLDGISGDETAVRALVAGCTGEEDVDLEMLLSLILLKISRTTPLDSMCGLYGNTYGLGREVLDEAHTLTALIDACGKAGAGDLAASLCLRSTASLPEAWDVAGRHRRAIVEAIRTIRPLEERLPLYEVENGVVISDVADALACSRTYTAPVFVVGRKGDWCSISARCPPGVDLDLEALMRRLAEECGGRGGGHPRRAGAEISPGHLDRFRAGLLEAIAA; the protein is encoded by the coding sequence ATGTCCCTCGATGCCGCCGCTGCGGATCTCGCAGATCACCTGCTCGAGCAGGAATTCGTGGAAGTCTTCGCGCATCACGATGCAGACGGCATAGCAGCCGCCGCCATCCTCTGTCACGCACTCTTCCGCGAAGGCAGGCAGTTCCGTCTCCGGATCCGGCCGCGGATCACCGCCGGGGATCTGCCGAAGGACGAGAGCGTTCTGCTCTGCGACTTCGGCTCGTCGCTTGCGGATCTCCCGGACAGCGTGATGGTGGTGGATCACCATATGCCCTACTTCGAGGGCGAGCACCATGTCAATCCCCGCCTCTCCGGACTCGACGGCGACCGTGAACTCTCGGCAGCGGGAGCGGCATACCACGTGGCACAGCATATCGGGGACAACCGTGATCTGATCGGTCTCGTTATGCTCGGGATCATCGGTGACGGCCAGGAGTTCTCAGGCACGAACCGCGACCTGGCGGACGACGGCATCGCCAACGGATACGTGGCACCCCGCCGCGGTCTGCGGCTTGCCGGGCGGAACCTGACCGAACAGCTGGTGCTCGCTGTCAACCCCTACCTCGATGGGATCAGCGGCGACGAGACGGCGGTACGGGCGCTCGTTGCAGGATGCACCGGCGAAGAGGATGTCGACCTTGAGATGCTCCTCTCGCTTATCCTCCTGAAGATAAGCCGGACGACGCCGCTCGACTCGATGTGCGGTCTCTACGGCAACACCTACGGCCTCGGCCGCGAGGTGCTCGACGAGGCGCACACCCTGACCGCGCTCATCGATGCCTGCGGTAAAGCGGGTGCGGGTGACCTCGCGGCATCGCTCTGTCTGCGGTCGACCGCCTCGCTTCCTGAAGCGTGGGATGTCGCCGGGCGTCACCGGCGCGCTATCGTCGAGGCTATCCGGACGATCCGGCCGCTCGAAGAACGCCTTCCACTCTACGAGGTGGAGAACGGCGTTGTGATCAGCGACGTCGCCGATGCACTGGCCTGCTCCCGGACGTATACCGCGCCGGTCTTCGTCGTCGGCCGGAAGGGTGACTGGTGCTCGATATCGGCACGATGCCCGCCCGGCGTCGACCTCGATCTCGAGGCGCTGATGCGAAGGCTCGCGGAGGAGTGCGGCGGCCGCGGTGGCGGCCATCCACGTCGCGCCGGAGCGGAGATCAGCCCGGGTCACCTCGACCGGTTCCGTGCAGGGCTGCTGGAGGCGATCGCCGCATGA
- a CDS encoding KEOPS complex subunit Pcc1: protein MIRIEGTIVTAHEEAACVAAALRPDNLSLMRTSADGGAVRTDIAGTRLRSVIASVDDYLMNLAIAEDVCSYVSR, encoded by the coding sequence ATGATCCGGATCGAAGGAACGATTGTCACGGCGCATGAGGAAGCTGCGTGTGTGGCGGCGGCACTCCGGCCCGATAACCTCTCCCTCATGCGGACGAGTGCGGACGGGGGAGCGGTGCGAACCGATATTGCGGGGACGCGGCTTCGATCCGTCATCGCATCGGTGGACGATTATCTCATGAATCTGGCAATAGCGGAGGATGTATGTTCATACGTTTCGCGTTAA
- a CDS encoding DUF5612 domain-containing protein, which yields MTPDLYALSLITENRAGVLRDVATVMAKHEANIQMIQQSIICTGPHKGDAYVYFEFEECGDHGVMIAEMLEIPSVLDVTIYPPFSRIFGSRVIIIGGGAQVAQVAMGAVNEADRHNIRGERISVDTIPLVGEKDLALAVDAVARLPRASILVLAGSLMGGEVSRAVDRVRATGIPVIALKMAGSVPEHADLVVTDPIQAGVFAVMHISGKGVFDINRVRGREF from the coding sequence ATGACCCCCGACCTCTACGCACTCAGTCTCATCACCGAGAATAGGGCAGGCGTCCTGCGTGACGTCGCCACGGTGATGGCGAAACACGAGGCGAACATCCAGATGATCCAGCAGTCGATCATCTGCACCGGCCCGCATAAGGGAGACGCATACGTCTACTTTGAGTTCGAGGAATGCGGCGACCACGGCGTTATGATCGCCGAGATGCTCGAGATCCCTTCTGTTCTCGACGTCACTATCTACCCGCCGTTCTCGCGGATCTTCGGCTCCCGGGTGATCATCATCGGCGGCGGCGCCCAGGTCGCCCAGGTGGCGATGGGTGCAGTGAACGAGGCGGACCGGCATAACATCCGGGGCGAACGGATCTCGGTTGATACCATCCCGCTCGTCGGGGAGAAGGACCTCGCGCTCGCCGTCGACGCGGTGGCACGCCTCCCCCGGGCGTCGATCCTGGTGCTGGCCGGATCCCTGATGGGCGGAGAGGTCTCGAGAGCCGTCGACCGGGTGCGGGCAACCGGCATCCCGGTGATAGCCCTGAAGATGGCCGGCAGCGTTCCGGAGCACGCCGATCTCGTGGTGACCGATCCCATCCAGGCCGGTGTCTTTGCGGTCATGCACATCTCCGGCAAGGGTGTCTTTGATATCAATCGCGTACGCGGTCGTGAATTCTGA
- a CDS encoding 30S ribosomal protein S15, with amino-acid sequence MARMYARRRGTSGSVSPFRTDAPEWSNTDVQEIEKIVVDLRKNGMSSAEIGLTLRDKYGVPDVKLATGKRVSAIIREQGLESDIPEDLRNLMVKALGMRKHLSENKKDLHNKRQLQLTESKVRRLVRYYVGSGKLPKGWVYKPETAEILLSR; translated from the coding sequence ATGGCAAGAATGTATGCTCGACGCCGGGGAACCTCGGGGTCAGTCAGTCCCTTCAGGACCGACGCACCCGAATGGTCCAACACGGATGTACAGGAGATTGAGAAGATCGTCGTCGATCTCCGGAAGAATGGAATGTCGAGCGCAGAGATTGGCCTGACACTGCGGGACAAGTACGGCGTCCCCGATGTCAAGCTCGCAACCGGAAAGCGCGTATCGGCAATTATCAGAGAACAGGGCCTCGAGTCCGATATTCCGGAAGACCTCCGGAACCTGATGGTAAAAGCCCTCGGGATGAGGAAACACCTCTCCGAGAACAAGAAGGATCTGCACAACAAGCGGCAGCTCCAGCTCACCGAGTCGAAGGTGCGCCGGCTCGTCCGGTACTACGTCGGTTCCGGCAAACTGCCGAAGGGCTGGGTCTACAAGCCGGAAACCGCTGAGATTCTGCTGTCCAGATAA
- a CDS encoding DNA polymerase subunit beta, with the protein MMPIRLRDFIEDTDGCLYAVSNYDNGDRVGCVLRYVPDPAGERCDPAGRRYTKYDFEEAFAWIAEHKPAYLDTVHQVPHTDIVRVYKPEEEMAAVALRDKRVQKLIGFFDLPGGAYGVTGSLLCGLENAGSDIDMVVYGDAWFSAQQQLARLVGSGRLTGMSEEMWRRVYEKRVPEISFETFVLHEERKWNRGEIDGTYFDLLYTRSYDNLRAVAAGRGEVLGRMRIEALVTDASLAFDSPAVYGIEHEEISRVLSFTHTYSGQALAGETIEVQGVRERHGDEDWLIVGTTREAKGEYIISKTLMEA; encoded by the coding sequence ATGATGCCGATACGGCTCCGTGATTTCATCGAAGACACGGACGGTTGCCTCTACGCGGTCTCGAACTACGACAACGGCGACCGGGTCGGATGCGTTCTCCGCTATGTCCCGGACCCTGCAGGAGAGCGGTGCGACCCCGCCGGTCGCCGCTATACGAAATATGACTTTGAAGAGGCTTTCGCCTGGATCGCCGAGCACAAACCCGCCTACCTCGATACGGTACACCAGGTGCCGCACACCGATATTGTCCGGGTCTACAAACCCGAGGAGGAGATGGCAGCCGTCGCCCTGCGCGATAAGAGGGTGCAGAAACTCATCGGTTTCTTCGACCTTCCCGGCGGCGCCTACGGCGTTACAGGCTCGCTGCTCTGCGGGCTCGAGAACGCCGGGTCCGATATCGATATGGTCGTCTACGGCGATGCCTGGTTCTCGGCGCAGCAGCAGCTCGCACGGCTCGTCGGGAGCGGCAGACTCACCGGGATGAGCGAAGAGATGTGGCGCCGGGTCTACGAAAAACGGGTGCCCGAGATCTCGTTCGAGACCTTTGTCCTCCACGAGGAGCGGAAGTGGAACCGCGGCGAGATCGATGGGACCTACTTCGATCTCCTCTACACCCGGTCGTACGACAACCTGCGTGCCGTGGCGGCAGGGCGCGGCGAGGTGCTCGGGCGGATGCGGATCGAAGCGCTCGTGACCGATGCATCGCTCGCCTTCGACAGCCCGGCGGTCTACGGCATCGAGCACGAGGAGATCTCCCGGGTGCTCTCGTTCACCCACACCTACTCGGGACAGGCGCTCGCGGGGGAGACGATCGAGGTGCAGGGCGTCCGTGAGCGGCACGGGGACGAGGACTGGCTCATCGTCGGGACGACCCGCGAGGCGAAGGGGGAGTATATCATATCAAAGACGCTAATGGAAGCGTGA